The sequence TTACGTTCATCAGTTGGCCTTGCTCTGTCAGACCAATCGAACTAATGATTGGCAATGCACCAGTATTAAGAATGGCTTGCAGGACGGTTGAGTCGCCCGGCTCAGCTTTACCTACAGCACCCAATTCAGGGTTCAGCTCGCTGACTTTACATAAGCCACCGTCTGCTAGGCTCAAACCAACGGCATTGATACCGTCTTTAATCGCCTGACCTTGAAGTAATTTATTCGCAGTACCCGCTAGCGCGCCAGCAATCACTGGGATCTGATCATAAGGAGTAACACGTAACCCTTCTTTCTTAACCGTTTCGAGGTTCAACTTATTCATCAAATCATCAACAAGGTAACCACCACCGTGAACAATCACGATTGGTCGTTGTGCTTGTTGTTGATAAGCAGAGATAGCACCAAATAACTTGCTAAGTGTTTCACCACAAGATAGCGCAGCGCCACCTAACTTTATGATTAATGGTTGATTATTAAGGCTCATATCTAGATTTCCTTACACTAACGCAGTTAATGGCGCAAAACCATAACGTAAATTCAAACACTGCATCGCTTGGCTAGATGCACCCTTTAATAAGTTATCAATCGCTGAAACAACGATGATGTGCTGACCTTGAACCTTCCAACCTAAATCGCAGAAAGGCGTCTGTTCTACATCTTGAATTCTTGGCAATGTCTCTTCGAATAATCTCACTGCAGGTTTACCTTGGTAAGCTTGCTCAAAGGCATCTTGTATCTGTTGTTCTGTCACGCCTTCAGCCAATTTCATGGTGATGGTCGCCAAAATGCCACGCTTAAAGTTGCCGAGGTGCGGAGTGAAAATCACATCACATCCTAAATGTGCAGCCATTTCAGGTTGATGACGGTGATTGAATACGCCATAAGCTTGCAAGCTCACTTCACAGAAGCTGTTGACCATAGTCGCCTTACGACCGGCTCC is a genomic window of Vibrio sp. FE10 containing:
- the argB gene encoding acetylglutamate kinase: MSLNNQPLIIKLGGAALSCGETLSKLFGAISAYQQQAQRPIVIVHGGGYLVDDLMNKLNLETVKKEGLRVTPYDQIPVIAGALAGTANKLLQGQAIKDGINAVGLSLADGGLCKVSELNPELGAVGKAEPGDSTVLQAILNTGALPIISSIGLTEQGQLMNVNADQAAVAVAGALDAELVLLSDVSGVLDGKGHLIPSLNQQQADDLITGKVITDGMIVKVKAALEAANDLGRPIEVATWRYPDKLTQLFSGKSIGTQFLPQ